The proteins below come from a single Rhizobium tropici CIAT 899 genomic window:
- a CDS encoding orotate phosphoribosyltransferase, producing the protein MTQMIFTDRTVMAELMARMLWEIKAVHFNADKPYKFASGMASPVYIDCRKLISYPRIRSTVMDFAASIIVRNVGFEQFDCVAGGETAGIPFAAFLAERLNLPMIYVRKQPKGHGRNAQIEGDMKDGARVLVIEDLTTAGGSMFTFIDAIRAAGGIVDHGMALFYYGIFPEAVERFANRKVSLQYITTWREVLAVAKEQKLFDDRTLEEVEAFLNAPLAWSGRNGGISELPTN; encoded by the coding sequence ATGACCCAGATGATATTCACCGATCGCACTGTCATGGCTGAGCTGATGGCCAGGATGCTTTGGGAGATCAAGGCGGTCCACTTCAATGCCGACAAGCCCTACAAATTTGCGTCCGGCATGGCGAGCCCGGTTTATATCGATTGCCGAAAGCTGATCTCCTATCCGCGCATCCGCTCGACGGTCATGGATTTTGCCGCCAGCATCATCGTGCGCAATGTCGGCTTCGAGCAGTTCGATTGCGTTGCCGGCGGCGAGACGGCGGGCATTCCCTTCGCCGCCTTCCTGGCCGAGCGCTTGAACCTGCCGATGATCTATGTGCGCAAGCAGCCGAAGGGTCATGGTCGCAACGCCCAGATCGAAGGCGATATGAAGGACGGCGCACGCGTGCTCGTCATCGAGGATCTGACAACGGCCGGCGGCAGCATGTTCACCTTCATCGACGCGATCCGTGCAGCCGGCGGCATTGTCGATCATGGCATGGCGCTGTTCTACTACGGCATTTTCCCTGAGGCGGTCGAACGCTTCGCTAATCGGAAAGTCAGCTTGCAATACATCACCACCTGGCGCGAAGTGCTCGCCGTCGCCAAGGAGCAGAAGCTGTTCGACGACAGGACGCTCGAAGAAGTCGAAGCCTTTCTCAACGCGCCGCTCGCCTGGTCCGGCCGGAACGGCGGTATTTCGGAGCTGCCTACAAACTGA